Proteins encoded together in one Gigantopelta aegis isolate Gae_Host chromosome 8, Gae_host_genome, whole genome shotgun sequence window:
- the LOC121378770 gene encoding cell death-inducing p53-target protein 1 homolog isoform X5, giving the protein MSQAPPPYPSDQKGGAPPPAYGPPPAGYGPPPGAQYGYGQPGQYPPTGQPAQPGYYPQNQQATTVVVAQPTIAVVQQYRESPVHTRCPYCQAEVMTGTHYETGTFTWVICLILALVGCWIGCCLIPFCVDGCKDVIHTCPNCRQQVARWSRM; this is encoded by the exons ATGTCACAAGCACCACCTCCGTATCCATCCGATCAGAAGGGTGGAGCCCCTCCTCCAG CCTATGGACCACCACCTGCAG GTTATGGTCCACCACCTGGAG CTCAGTATGGCTATGGCCAGCCAG GACAGTACCCACCAACAG GACAACCGGCACAGCCTGGATACTACCCGCAGAACCAGCAGGCGACCACCGTGGTTGTGGCCCAGCCAACTATTGCGGTGGTGCAGCAGTACCGTGAGTCGCCAGTCCACACTCGCTGCCCGTACTGCCAGGCGGAGGTGATGACCGGCACCCACTATGAGACTGGAACATTCACCTGGGTCATCTGCCTCATCCTGGCCCTCGTCGG ATGCTGGATTGGCTGTTGCCTGATTCCGTTCTGTGTTGACGGTTGCAAGGACGTGATCCACACCTGCCCCAACTGTCGCCAGCAGGTGGCCCGCTGGAGCCGCATGTAA
- the LOC121378770 gene encoding cell death-inducing p53-target protein 1 homolog isoform X6, which yields MSQAPPPYPSDQKGGAPPPAYGPPPAGYGPPPGGQYPPTGQPAQPGYYPQNQQATTVVVAQPTIAVVQQYRESPVHTRCPYCQAEVMTGTHYETGTFTWVICLILALVGCWIGCCLIPFCVDGCKDVIHTCPNCRQQVARWSRM from the exons ATGTCACAAGCACCACCTCCGTATCCATCCGATCAGAAGGGTGGAGCCCCTCCTCCAG CCTATGGACCACCACCTGCAG GTTATGGTCCACCACCTGGAG GACAGTACCCACCAACAG GACAACCGGCACAGCCTGGATACTACCCGCAGAACCAGCAGGCGACCACCGTGGTTGTGGCCCAGCCAACTATTGCGGTGGTGCAGCAGTACCGTGAGTCGCCAGTCCACACTCGCTGCCCGTACTGCCAGGCGGAGGTGATGACCGGCACCCACTATGAGACTGGAACATTCACCTGGGTCATCTGCCTCATCCTGGCCCTCGTCGG ATGCTGGATTGGCTGTTGCCTGATTCCGTTCTGTGTTGACGGTTGCAAGGACGTGATCCACACCTGCCCCAACTGTCGCCAGCAGGTGGCCCGCTGGAGCCGCATGTAA
- the LOC121378770 gene encoding cell death-inducing p53-target protein 1 homolog isoform X2, whose translation MSQAPPPYPSDQKGGAPPPAYGPPPAGYGPPPGGQPGYGPPPAQYGYGQPGQYPPTGQPAQPGYYPQNQQATTVVVAQPTIAVVQQYRESPVHTRCPYCQAEVMTGTHYETGTFTWVICLILALVGCWIGCCLIPFCVDGCKDVIHTCPNCRQQVARWSRM comes from the exons ATGTCACAAGCACCACCTCCGTATCCATCCGATCAGAAGGGTGGAGCCCCTCCTCCAG CCTATGGACCACCACCTGCAG GTTATGGTCCACCACCTGGAG GTCAGCCAGGATATGGTCCTCCACCAG CTCAGTATGGCTATGGCCAGCCAG GACAGTACCCACCAACAG GACAACCGGCACAGCCTGGATACTACCCGCAGAACCAGCAGGCGACCACCGTGGTTGTGGCCCAGCCAACTATTGCGGTGGTGCAGCAGTACCGTGAGTCGCCAGTCCACACTCGCTGCCCGTACTGCCAGGCGGAGGTGATGACCGGCACCCACTATGAGACTGGAACATTCACCTGGGTCATCTGCCTCATCCTGGCCCTCGTCGG ATGCTGGATTGGCTGTTGCCTGATTCCGTTCTGTGTTGACGGTTGCAAGGACGTGATCCACACCTGCCCCAACTGTCGCCAGCAGGTGGCCCGCTGGAGCCGCATGTAA
- the LOC121378770 gene encoding cell death-inducing p53-target protein 1 homolog isoform X1 has product MSQAPPPYPSDQKGGAPPPAYGPPPAGYGPPPGGQPGYGPPPAQYGYGQPGPYPPGQYPPTGQPAQPGYYPQNQQATTVVVAQPTIAVVQQYRESPVHTRCPYCQAEVMTGTHYETGTFTWVICLILALVGCWIGCCLIPFCVDGCKDVIHTCPNCRQQVARWSRM; this is encoded by the exons ATGTCACAAGCACCACCTCCGTATCCATCCGATCAGAAGGGTGGAGCCCCTCCTCCAG CCTATGGACCACCACCTGCAG GTTATGGTCCACCACCTGGAG GTCAGCCAGGATATGGTCCTCCACCAG CTCAGTATGGCTATGGCCAGCCAG GTCCTTATCCACCAG GACAGTACCCACCAACAG GACAACCGGCACAGCCTGGATACTACCCGCAGAACCAGCAGGCGACCACCGTGGTTGTGGCCCAGCCAACTATTGCGGTGGTGCAGCAGTACCGTGAGTCGCCAGTCCACACTCGCTGCCCGTACTGCCAGGCGGAGGTGATGACCGGCACCCACTATGAGACTGGAACATTCACCTGGGTCATCTGCCTCATCCTGGCCCTCGTCGG ATGCTGGATTGGCTGTTGCCTGATTCCGTTCTGTGTTGACGGTTGCAAGGACGTGATCCACACCTGCCCCAACTGTCGCCAGCAGGTGGCCCGCTGGAGCCGCATGTAA
- the LOC121378770 gene encoding cell death-inducing p53-target protein 1 homolog isoform X4 has product MSQAPPPYPSDQKGGAPPPAYGPPPAGYGPPPGGQPGYGPPPGQYPPTGQPAQPGYYPQNQQATTVVVAQPTIAVVQQYRESPVHTRCPYCQAEVMTGTHYETGTFTWVICLILALVGCWIGCCLIPFCVDGCKDVIHTCPNCRQQVARWSRM; this is encoded by the exons ATGTCACAAGCACCACCTCCGTATCCATCCGATCAGAAGGGTGGAGCCCCTCCTCCAG CCTATGGACCACCACCTGCAG GTTATGGTCCACCACCTGGAG GTCAGCCAGGATATGGTCCTCCACCAG GACAGTACCCACCAACAG GACAACCGGCACAGCCTGGATACTACCCGCAGAACCAGCAGGCGACCACCGTGGTTGTGGCCCAGCCAACTATTGCGGTGGTGCAGCAGTACCGTGAGTCGCCAGTCCACACTCGCTGCCCGTACTGCCAGGCGGAGGTGATGACCGGCACCCACTATGAGACTGGAACATTCACCTGGGTCATCTGCCTCATCCTGGCCCTCGTCGG ATGCTGGATTGGCTGTTGCCTGATTCCGTTCTGTGTTGACGGTTGCAAGGACGTGATCCACACCTGCCCCAACTGTCGCCAGCAGGTGGCCCGCTGGAGCCGCATGTAA
- the LOC121378770 gene encoding cell death-inducing p53-target protein 1 homolog isoform X3 → MSQAPPPYPSDQKGGAPPPAYGPPPAGYGPPPGAQYGYGQPGPYPPGQYPPTGQPAQPGYYPQNQQATTVVVAQPTIAVVQQYRESPVHTRCPYCQAEVMTGTHYETGTFTWVICLILALVGCWIGCCLIPFCVDGCKDVIHTCPNCRQQVARWSRM, encoded by the exons ATGTCACAAGCACCACCTCCGTATCCATCCGATCAGAAGGGTGGAGCCCCTCCTCCAG CCTATGGACCACCACCTGCAG GTTATGGTCCACCACCTGGAG CTCAGTATGGCTATGGCCAGCCAG GTCCTTATCCACCAG GACAGTACCCACCAACAG GACAACCGGCACAGCCTGGATACTACCCGCAGAACCAGCAGGCGACCACCGTGGTTGTGGCCCAGCCAACTATTGCGGTGGTGCAGCAGTACCGTGAGTCGCCAGTCCACACTCGCTGCCCGTACTGCCAGGCGGAGGTGATGACCGGCACCCACTATGAGACTGGAACATTCACCTGGGTCATCTGCCTCATCCTGGCCCTCGTCGG ATGCTGGATTGGCTGTTGCCTGATTCCGTTCTGTGTTGACGGTTGCAAGGACGTGATCCACACCTGCCCCAACTGTCGCCAGCAGGTGGCCCGCTGGAGCCGCATGTAA